From Micromonas commoda chromosome 3, complete sequence, a single genomic window includes:
- a CDS encoding oligopeptide transporter family (oligopeptide transport) has translation MTPTYEAVDPLSPRAVIAGMLVGFVVSAMNVSFGLKAGWGQGGSVLAAAVSIGLFSAMKPKIPFTQLEANVCQTVASAAGSMTMAAGLIGPIPALHLLGMRYSVWTMMTWGASVAFLGVFFAVPLRRHFLLESQLRFPSGTATAETIKSMFADARRAKSQVGTLIHASVFAAGTVVLTWCFPWVLRPPLFATLGLASAARWGWGIRIDATLVGGGILMGTRVGVSVLVGGVCAWGMVGPWAAARGWVTGDPLSMKGGARGLLLWPGVTMMAVDSLMQLALATVCRPRRRRKVAMGGDSSNKSGQEATKRRTKWTYDDVDADGSSEAPLLGGGGGDDDDEPGLLKSPDVLPKSKPTLVGWAGIEDGNVHDESIVPAGDASPPADFKEDHPDAIPRSWWIVGLAVTGVWTASVLHLNFGMALWQPVLALPVAAVMSYVAVRCTGETDINPIGPMGKIIQLVFALVAPGAIVTNLMAAAVACGGAGQAGDLMHDFRAGLMMRLSPRKQLLAQLMGIPIGILGAVPTYALFAATYPIGGEQFPAPAAVAWRAVAEVLTGPEGGGLPAEAKALMLMAAAFTAWVRTVERMAETRAETNPNSRAARWIKRLMISPTSAGIAFIIPPEFSTTIAVAAIGSGYWERRNREHHEDHAYIAASGLLAGAGVMGVVTALVSMAFGTTAPET, from the exons ATGACGCCGACGTACGAGGCGGTGGACCCGCTGAGCCCGCGGGCAGTGATCGCGGGGATGCTGGTGGGCTTCGTGGTGTCCGCGATGAACGTCAGCTTCGGGCTGAAGGCCGGATGGGGCCAGGGAGGGAG CGTGTTGGCGGCAGCCGTCAGCATCGGGTTGTTCAGCGCGATGAAACCCAAGATTCCATTCACGCAGCTAGAGGCGAACGTCTGCCAGAcggtcgccagcgccgcgggttcgatgACCATGGCCGCGGGTCTCATCGGACCGATCCCCGCCCTGCACCTGCTCGGTATGCGCTACTCGGTCTGGACGATGATGACCTGGGGGGCGTCAGTCGCGTTCCTCGGGGTGTTCTTCGCGGTCCCCTTGCGTCGCCACTTCCTGTTGGAGTCGCAGCTGAGGTTCCCGTCCGGAACGGCCACGGCCGAGACGATAAAGTCCATGTTCGCGGACGCCAGGCGCGCCAAGTCGCAGGTGGGCACTCTGATCCACGCGTCTGTATTCGCCGCCGGGACAGTCGTCCTGACGTGGTGCTTCCCGTGGGTGCTGCGGCCGCCGTTGTTCGCCACGCTcgggctcgcgtccgcggcgaggtggggTTGGGGGATACGaatcgacgcgacgctcgtggGGGGCGGGATACTCATGGGGACGAGGGTCGGGGTGAGCGTGTTGGTCGGGGGGGTGTGCGCGTGGGGAATGGTCGGGCCGtgggcggccgcgagggggTGGGTGACGGGGGATCCCCTCAGCATGAAgggcggggcgaggggtTTGTTGCTGTGGCCGGGGGTGACGATGATGGCGGTGGACTCGCTCATGCAGCTGGCACTCGCGACGGTGTGCAGAcccaggcggcggaggaaggTCGCCATGGGGGGAGATTCGTCTAATAAATCCGGGCAGGAGGCGACCAAGCGGCGGACCAAGTGGACctacgacgacgtcgacgccgacggttCGAGCGAGGCtcccctcctcggcggcggcggcggcgacgacgacgacgaacccggGCTGCTCAAGTCCCCGGACGTCCTGCCAAAGTCCAAGCCGACGCTCGTGGGTTGGGCGGGTATCGAGGATGGCAACGTACACGACGAATCAATCGTccccgccggtgacgcgtcaccgcccgccgACTTCAAGGAGGACCACCCGGACGCGATACCCCGGTCGTGGTGGATCGTCGGGCTCGCCGTCACCGGGGTATGGACCGCGTCGGTGCTCCACCTCAACTTCGGGATGGCCCTCTGGCAGCCGGTCCTGGCGCTCCCGGTGGCGGCCGTGATGTCGTACGTCGCCGTTCGGTGCACCGGGGAGACGGATATCAACCCCATCGGTCCCATGGGTAAGATCATCCAGCTCGTgttcgcgctcgtggcgcccGGGGCGATCGTGACGAACctgatggcggcggcggtggcgtgcgggggcgcggggcagGCTGGGGACCTCATGCACGACTTCCGAGCCGGGCTGATGATGCGACTGTCCCCGAGGAAGCAGCTCCTGGCGCAGCTGATGGGGATACCGATCGGCATCTTGGGCGCCGTGCCCACGTACGCGttgttcgcggcgacgtacccgatcggcggcgagcagttccccgcgcccgcggcggtggcgtggcgcgcggtcgcggaggtGCTGACCGGGCCGGAAGGCGGCGGTCTCCcggcggaggccaaggcgctcatgctcatggccgcggcgttcacAGCTTGGGTTCGGACAGTGGAGCGCATGGCGGAGACCAGGGCGGAGACGAACCCGaactcccgcgccgcgcgttggATCAAGCGGTTGATGATAAGccccacgagcgcggggatAGCGTTCATCATCCCCCCGGAGTTTTCCACGacgatcgccgtcgcggccatcgGTTCGGGATACTGGGAGCGGCGGAACCGGGAGCACCACGAGGATCACGCGtacatcgcggcgagcggtttgttggccggcgcgggggtgatgGGGGTGGTCACCGCGCTGGTGTCCATGGCGTTCgggaccaccgcgccggaaACGTGA
- a CDS encoding predicted protein, whose amino-acid sequence MGPKKGGTKKAAQTAKTAKAAGKKPPGRPRKVKEPVQEEEPAEDAPADDDQADDEKGSGRSEPADDATPMDDADPVEAKATDDDAPAAKEDPPAADGEADDKTKAGGDEPHPTIGTVPDETVRSCLRIVVPSDKAGYVIGPRGKIVAHARKESGCGFHLQETSKTHAARVAVVTCADKRSEPGSFQGVRGVEMVYLRSTEEMIPKDADLNDPPMGARPEQTQTQRVHIIVAASQMEKADVSELATGAGADCEKVVALEKGSKDCEALHAALGSIVFPTDRFVEIVGTDAAVRAALTVLMMRLDYRANPPIASEDPLLLIDAPDVKEGYFREKKEKDRLQRARDSHGAGRDGRGRHHPYGGGGRGGGGGGNYDRGPPPRGSGGGGGGDEIRMTFGIDAQFAGGVIGKMGSNVGQIRRESGARITVHESHGKFRVVAIEGTDRQCHDAKHLVQQAVTKQGGGPVGAHRIEPSTGRGGRDGRGRDTAVHRDPVVRGGAAGGGSYYDQYDRRGRGDRGYDRGGYDRGGYDRGGYDRGGYDRGGYDRGGGYGRDAYYDAQGPGSAYADRSSYPDRGGYGGGGRDAPHYDERDTHRQWLGGDRDGGYNNYQGVQQSHQQQQGWAGQNQQWGGSNQQQSYNNQQPSYHGQQQSYDQGGGYNNNQQGGGNDYYNRGQQQSGYGNQGGQYDQQGDYYSRGQQWGGSRY is encoded by the coding sequence ATGGGCCCAAAGAAGGGAGGCACAAAGAAGGCCGCGCAGACCGCGAAGaccgcgaaggcggcggggaagAAACCGCCGGGCCGTCCCAGGAAGGTCAAGGAGCCCGTCCAGGAGGAGgaacccgccgaggacgctcCCGCTGACGATGATCAAGCTGACGACGAGAAGGGCTCGGGCCGATccgagcccgccgacgacgcgaccccgatggacgacgccgatccGGTCGAGGCGAAagcgaccgacgacgacgcccccgcggcgaaggaggatcctcccgcggcggacggcgaggcggacgacaAAACGAAGGCGGGAGGCGACGAGCCGCACCCCACGATCGGCACGGTTCCCGACGAGACGGTTCGCTCGTGCCTCCGCATCGTCGTCCCGAGCGACAAGGCGGGCTACGTCATCGGCCCGCGCGGCAagatcgtcgcgcacgcgcgcaaGGAATCCGGGTGCGGGTTTCACCTGCAGGAGACGTCCAAGAcacacgccgcgcgcgtcgcggtggtgacgTGCGCCGACAAGCGATCCGAACCCGGATCCTTCCagggcgttcgcggcgtcgagatgGTCTACCTGCGATCCACGGAGGAGATGATCCCGAAAGACGCCGACCTTAACGATCCCCCGATGGGCGCGAGACCGGAGCAGACGCAGACCCAACGCGTACAcatcatcgtcgcggcgtcgcagatGGAAAAGGCGGACGTGTCCGAactcgcgacgggcgcgggcgccgactgCGAGAAGGTCGTCGCGTTGGAAAAGGGTTCCAAAGATTGCGAGGCGCTTCACGCGGCGTTGGGTTCCATCGTCTTTCCCACCGATCGGTTCGTCGAGATTGtcgggacggacgcggcggtgcgggcggCGCTGACGGTGCTGATGATGCGCCTCGACTACCGCGCTAACCCCCCGATCGCCTCTGAGGATCCCCTGCTCCTCatcgacgcccccgacgtgAAGGAGGGATACTTTagggagaagaaggagaaggaccGGCTgcaacgcgctcgcgattcccacggcgcgggacgcgacggccgAGGCCGCCACCACCcttacggcggcggcgggcgtggaggcggcggcggcggcaactACGACAGGggtcccccgccccgcggcagcggcggcggcggcggcggcgacgagattCGCATGACGTTTGGCATCGACGCGCAgttcgccggcggcgtcatcggcaAGATGGGCTCCAACGTGGGCCAGATCCGTCGCGAGTCCGGCGCGAGGATCACCGTCCACGAGTCCCACGGCAAGTTCCGCGTGGTGGCCATCGAGGGAACCGACCGCCAGTGCCACGACGCCAAGCACCTCGTGCAGCAGGCGGTGACCAAGCAGGGCGGAGGCCCCGTGGGCGCGCACAGGATCGAGCCATCCACCGGCCGGGGCGGTCGAGACGGCCGGGGACGCGACACAGCTGTACATCGCGACCccgtcgtacgcggcggcgcagccggcggcgggagctaCTACGACCAGTacgatcgacgcggccgcggggatCGGGGATACGATCGCGGGGGATACGATCGCGGGGGATACGATCGCGGGGGATACGATCGCGGGGGATACGATCGCGGGGGAtacgatcgcggcggcgggtacggTCGAGACGCTTACTACGACGCCCAGGGGCCGGGGTCGGCGTATGCGGACAGGTCCTCCTaccccgaccgcggcgggtacggcggcggcgggagggacgCCCCTCActacgacgagcgcgacacGCACCGGCAGTGgctcggcggtgaccgcgacggcggctacAACAACTACCAGGGCGTGCAGCAGTCccaccagcagcagcagggtTGGGCCGGCCAGAACCAGCAGTGGGGCGGCTCCAACCAGCAGCAGTCCTACAACAATCAGCAGCCCTCCTATCACGGTCAGCAGCAGTCCTACGACCAGGGGGGCGGATACAACAACAATCagcagggcggcggcaaTGACTACTACAACCGCGGTCAGCAGCAGTCAGGCTACGGCAACCAGGGGGGTCAGTACGACCAGCAGGGCGACTATTACAGCCGGGGCCAGCAGTGGGGCGGGTCCAGATACTAA